From Buchnera aphidicola (Nurudea shiraii), the proteins below share one genomic window:
- the trxA gene encoding thioredoxin has product MQENIINLTKENFHEQVFNSDRFVLVDFWADWCNPCKLLIPILEEISKEYSDRLLVSKINIDSYPSIASKYSVKSIPTLLLFNKGEVISTKIGALSKYQLKNFLDIYLK; this is encoded by the coding sequence ATGCAAGAAAATATAATTAATTTAACTAAAGAAAATTTTCATGAACAAGTTTTCAATTCTGATCGTTTTGTATTAGTTGATTTTTGGGCTGATTGGTGTAATCCATGTAAACTATTAATTCCTATTTTAGAAGAAATTTCTAAAGAATATAGTGATCGTTTGTTAGTTTCAAAAATCAATATTGATTCTTATCCTAGCATTGCGTCAAAATATTCTGTTAAAAGTATTCCTACGTTATTATTATTTAACAAGGGAGAAGTGATATCTACTAAAATTGGTGCTTTATCTAAATATCAATTAAAAAATTTTTTAGATATTTATTTGAAATAA
- a CDS encoding UvrD-helicase domain-containing protein, with the protein MDLNINQNKAIHYISGPCLILAGAGSGKTQVIINKIIYLISKCNVNPNNIVSITFTNKAANEMKNRISRKLSPKISKKITISTFHMLGLKIIKSELNYFRVQSNFSIFDDKDRIAVLSSIIKKKDKIFLKAFCKIISNWKNTLVDFRNAQMRSKSTLEKLCAYYYELYESYLKSRNVLDLDDLVFLPTLLLQQNNKLRLKWGKKIKYLLVDEYQDTNTVQYELIKLLSQYHSNFTLVGDDDQSIYSWRGARLKNFSLLKLDYPELHVIKLEHNYRSSGRILKVANFLINNNYHFFKKKLFSNLEYGPIINIISAKNNEEESELISKKILLHKSLNITQYQDYAILYRNNSQVKIFEKNFINAQIPYRVISNSSFFSRPEIKVLLAYLKLILNPNNDIAFLKIINFPPRGIGNITLNRLKEWSKAKQKSLFCSSSDIILKDVLTVRSIHALKNFVTLIEKLKKNIFINPLETLNTFMFDIKYDKWLLKTVKDVKLYQLIIKNIRMLLNCISRLIYNFNNTDKSLFEIINQFILENELYDSDIIEEDKVQLMTLHASKGLEFSYVFIIGMEEGILPHYTSISDNIDEERRLTYVGITRAKKELCLSYSRVRTQYGTVTNTKPSRFLLELPQGDVLWYTKDI; encoded by the coding sequence ATGGATTTAAATATTAATCAAAATAAAGCTATTCATTATATTTCTGGACCATGTTTAATTTTAGCGGGAGCAGGATCAGGAAAAACACAAGTAATTATAAATAAAATTATTTATTTGATTAGTAAATGTAATGTTAACCCAAATAATATTGTTTCTATTACTTTTACTAATAAAGCTGCAAATGAGATGAAAAATAGAATTTCTCGAAAGTTATCTCCTAAAATTTCTAAGAAAATTACTATTTCTACTTTTCATATGTTAGGATTAAAAATTATTAAATCTGAATTAAATTATTTTCGTGTTCAATCTAATTTTTCAATTTTTGATGATAAAGATCGAATAGCTGTTTTAAGTAGTATTATAAAAAAAAAAGATAAAATATTTCTTAAAGCGTTTTGTAAAATTATCTCCAATTGGAAAAATACATTAGTTGATTTTCGAAATGCACAAATGCGTTCTAAATCCACTTTAGAAAAATTGTGTGCTTATTATTATGAGTTATATGAATCGTATCTTAAATCACGAAATGTATTAGATTTAGATGATTTAGTTTTTTTACCTACATTACTATTACAACAAAATAATAAGTTAAGATTAAAATGGGGAAAAAAAATAAAATATTTATTAGTCGATGAATATCAAGATACTAATACTGTTCAATATGAATTAATAAAGTTATTAAGTCAATATCATTCTAACTTTACTTTAGTTGGAGATGATGATCAATCTATTTATTCATGGAGAGGAGCTAGATTAAAAAATTTTTCATTACTAAAATTAGATTATCCTGAATTACATGTGATAAAATTGGAACATAATTATCGTTCTTCAGGAAGAATTTTGAAGGTAGCTAATTTTTTAATAAACAATAATTATCATTTTTTTAAAAAAAAGTTATTTTCTAATTTAGAATATGGACCCATTATTAATATAATATCTGCCAAAAATAATGAAGAAGAATCTGAATTAATATCTAAAAAAATTTTGCTTCATAAATCTTTAAATATAACTCAATATCAAGATTATGCCATATTATACCGAAATAATAGCCAAGTAAAAATATTTGAAAAAAATTTTATAAATGCACAAATTCCATATCGTGTCATTTCTAATTCATCTTTTTTTTCTCGTCCTGAAATTAAAGTTTTATTAGCTTATTTAAAATTAATACTTAATCCTAATAATGACATTGCTTTTTTAAAAATAATTAATTTTCCTCCACGAGGAATAGGAAATATTACATTAAATAGACTGAAAGAATGGAGTAAAGCAAAACAAAAAAGTTTATTTTGTTCTAGCAGTGATATTATATTAAAAGATGTTTTGACCGTCCGTAGTATACATGCATTAAAAAATTTTGTAACGTTAATTGAAAAATTAAAGAAAAATATTTTTATTAATCCTCTAGAAACATTAAACACTTTCATGTTTGATATAAAATATGATAAATGGTTATTGAAAACTGTTAAAGATGTAAAATTATATCAATTAATTATAAAAAATATACGTATGCTTTTAAATTGTATTTCTAGATTAATATATAATTTTAATAATACTGATAAATCTTTGTTTGAAATAATTAATCAATTTATTCTTGAAAATGAATTATATGATTCCGACATTATTGAAGAAGATAAAGTTCAATTAATGACATTACATGCTTCTAAAGGATTAGAATTTTCGTATGTATTTATAATAGGCATGGAAGAAGGTATTTTGCCGCATTATACTTCTATAAGTGACAATATAGATGAAGAAAGACGATTAACTTATGTAGGAATAACTAGAGCAAAAAAAGAACTCTGTTTGAGTTATTCTAGAGTTCGTACTCAGTATGGAACAGTAACGAATACTAAACCTAGTCGATTTTTGTTAGAATTACCTCAAGGCGATGTTCTATGGTATACAAAAGATATTTAA